Within Candidatus Thorarchaeota archaeon, the genomic segment TTTCCGCTTCAGTAGCGCAGCAGCAGCGCTCATCTCTTCCAGAAACAATTTTCTGACAGTTTCTGCGTCGCTCTCGATCTTCATATCATACTGGTCAGGTTCTCCTGGGACCACTTCTATATTTGGCCCATCAACACTGATCGTGAATTTTCGGCCATCTTTCAATGAGAGCAATGCAACACGTTTCCAGCCCTCAAGGGCCTTCTTAGTGTCCTCACGTTCTAGGCCGACCGCAATTCTCTGTTTCATCAACGTCAATAGTTCTTCAGGCATATCTTATCATCTCGTAATTGATTGCCTACAGATAATGCGGTATTTTTTGTTTTCGGTGGCTCTTGAAATTGCATTTTGTGTTCATTCAGTGTGCATTCGAATGTGTTTTTTGATGGATCCTTGAACCTATTGTGATCTTACTATGCCTACTGTTCTCTCTCACACGATATGGAACTATGAAACTGACTAATATTCCTAAAATATTGTTTTGATTTATGGATTGACCGAGAGCGCATCACATTGCGCGAATATTTAGAAATCCTGTCCGGTCTCCGCATTTTTTCCATTGGGCATGAGCTCAGCAGGGGGCTCCTCGTTTGTCTTTGCAATATATGCAAGTCTTGCGCATTCGGAGAGTTTTGGTCCCATGCAATAAAGTTCCTTTAGTTTCCCTATGGTTGTTGGTGCTTTGTCAAGGTATTTTTTCAGAAACGCGCAGGTTGGTAATTTTTCACATTCTGTCATGTCGCATCCGTCCGAAATACAAAGGGATGTTACCGATAGCAATAATGTATGTGTTACTACGGCATATAATTTCTTTTTGGGACTAATATTGTCATTGGCTTTCTACTTTACCATGTTAATTTGGCACGATTTTGAGCAGTGAGTCGGAAGGCAAGCTACATAAGGCTACAAAATTTATGAGTCGTTGATTGCCTTGCCCGACGAGACCGTCAAGACTCAAGAACTTCCGCCAGACGC encodes:
- a CDS encoding SCP2 sterol-binding domain-containing protein — translated: MPEELLTLMKQRIAVGLEREDTKKALEGWKRVALLSLKDGRKFTISVDGPNIEVVPGEPDQYDMKIESDAETVRKLFLEEMSAAAALLKRKLKIKGSASDLMKIRKIF